The Oncorhynchus clarkii lewisi isolate Uvic-CL-2024 chromosome 29, UVic_Ocla_1.0, whole genome shotgun sequence genome contains a region encoding:
- the LOC139388358 gene encoding uncharacterized protein, which produces MRQDCPRLPIPYHEIGEKKWVNPSGVKRSWLQVKVKYKNMVQTAKKADRRKTKEGPLQPVFSAAEDLMAETQKFCSTIDTITEETSSTELESTLSCSNFVRVLANHMTSEEITAESGSEVSLNNVPVVYIDNAEEITSDSSIHEGPGINETSPEATPSTSKTWDREGDKKRKPSNVKVKDLYMKYLQQEIDYRRLKMQKMSLEMKLLEKQLNS; this is translated from the exons atgagacaagactgtccAAGACTACCAATACcttaccacgaaattggggagaaaaaatg GGTTAATCCATCTGGAGTAAAACGAAGTTGGCTGCAGGTCAAGGTGAAATACAAGAACATGGTACAAACAG CCAAAAAAGCAGATAGGCGGAAGACCAAGGAAGGCCCACTGCAACCTGTCTTTTCTGCTGCAGAGGACCTGATGGCTGAAACCCAGAAATTCTGTTCCACTATAGACACTATCACAGAGGAAACCTCTTCCACAGAACTCGAGTCAACACTCTCCTGCTCAAACTTTGTGAGAG TGCTAGCAAACCACATGACATCAGAGGAGATCACAGCAGAATCTGGGTCCGAAGTGTCATTAAATAAT GTACCAGTCGTATACATTGACAATGCTGAAGAAATCACGTCAGATTCGTCTATACATGAG GGTCCAGGCATAAACGAGACCTCACCTGAGGCCACACCATCCACTTCCAAAACATGGGACAGAGAG GGGGACAAAAAAAGAAAGCCCTCAAATGTCAAAGTGAAGGACTTGTATATGAAATACTTGCAACAGGAGATTGACTACAGGAGATTAAAGATGCAAAAGATGTCCTTGGAGATGAAATTACTTGAGAAACAATTAAAT TCATGA